The Spirochaetae bacterium HGW-Spirochaetae-1 genome has a segment encoding these proteins:
- a CDS encoding indole-3-glycerol phosphate synthase TrpC, with amino-acid sequence MATILDTIVEERKKQVEIEKHDLPVTEMLARVDAVMEDGLRPADFLSRKHERDPFLIAEIKKASPSKGVIRRDFDISDIAGIYNEAAQVSAVSVLTEPRYFQGSYDYLVSAGEACSKPLLMKDFIFDPYQVMKGFLCGASAFLLIASLVTDEDVKKFSAQAKHLGMRILFETHTIEEYRRAMNLGVDIIGINNRDLNTFNTDIHHTLRLIDSAGLPTGSLLISESGIRTGGDVAVLRRGGVQGFLIGEEFMKHGDIGAAITAVMGPQ; translated from the coding sequence ATGGCGACAATTCTTGATACAATAGTTGAAGAAAGAAAAAAGCAGGTAGAGATTGAAAAGCATGATCTGCCCGTGACGGAGATGCTGGCGCGGGTTGATGCCGTCATGGAAGACGGGTTGCGTCCCGCTGATTTTCTTTCCCGGAAGCATGAGCGCGATCCCTTTCTTATTGCCGAGATTAAAAAGGCGTCGCCGTCAAAGGGCGTTATCAGGCGGGATTTCGATATATCGGATATCGCCGGAATATATAATGAAGCAGCCCAGGTAAGCGCCGTATCGGTTCTTACAGAGCCGCGTTATTTTCAGGGATCCTATGATTACCTGGTTTCAGCGGGGGAGGCGTGTTCCAAACCCCTGCTCATGAAGGATTTCATCTTTGATCCCTACCAGGTCATGAAGGGATTTCTCTGCGGTGCCTCGGCCTTTCTTCTCATCGCGTCCCTGGTGACGGATGAGGACGTGAAGAAGTTTTCCGCGCAGGCGAAACACCTGGGTATGCGTATTCTTTTCGAGACGCATACCATTGAGGAATACCGGCGGGCCATGAACCTGGGCGTCGACATAATCGGCATTAACAACAGGGATCTCAACACCTTCAACACCGATATTCATCATACGCTGCGGCTCATCGATTCGGCCGGGCTTCCCACGGGATCGCTTCTCATTTCGGAAAGCGGCATCAGGACCGGCGGCGATGTGGCTGTGTTGCGCAGGGGCGGCGTGCAGGGTTTTCTCATCGGCGAGGAATTCATGAAGCACGGTGATATTGGAGCGGCCATAACCGCCGTCATGGGGCCGCAATGA
- the glmS gene encoding glutamine--fructose-6-phosphate transaminase (isomerizing), translated as MCGIMGYVGTAVASEIIMTGLKRLEYRGYDSAGIALLGDDLYICKKPGKLVELETCLDYAALSGYHTGIGHTRWATHGVPNEINAHPHCDCSGDITLVHNGIIENYNTLKEALIKEGHTIVSDTDTEIVAHLIEHYHKTESLIDSVIKALTRVEGTYGLAVLSRKEPDKLVAARKGSPLILGISDNGMILASDASAIVEHTRNVIYLEDNEVMEVRKDVYKTYDINRNHIVKEVEAIDWNIESIEKSGYNHYMLKEICEQPETIMNAYRGRVVPEFGNVRLDGLRLTEQELFGIERIIFIACGTSWHAGLIGEYLIEEYARIPVEVEYASEFRYRKPVLKKNDLVITISQSGETADTLAALREAKARGIKVLGLTNVVGSTIARESDGGMYIHAGPEIGVASTKAFTSQVTVLILITLLLARRRDMTPQEGKRIINDLQRVPSHLGTILENREIIDIAREYKDSMNFLYLGRGVQFPVALEGALKLKEISYIHAEGYPAAEMKHGPIALIDENMPVVFVALKDDIYSKVLSNMEEVRARNGKIIVIASEGDEDVRKYADHVIHVPEVHNMVSPLLTVVPLQLLAYHIAVLKGCDVDQPRNLAKSVTVE; from the coding sequence ATGTGTGGAATAATGGGCTATGTCGGAACTGCCGTCGCATCGGAAATCATTATGACAGGCCTGAAGCGTCTTGAATACCGGGGATACGATTCGGCGGGCATCGCCCTCCTTGGCGACGATCTCTATATATGCAAAAAACCCGGCAAGCTGGTTGAACTGGAGACCTGCCTGGATTATGCAGCTCTCAGTGGATATCACACGGGCATCGGCCATACGCGATGGGCAACCCATGGTGTGCCCAATGAAATAAACGCCCACCCGCACTGCGACTGCAGCGGTGATATCACCCTTGTCCATAACGGCATAATCGAAAATTACAACACACTGAAAGAGGCGCTGATAAAAGAAGGCCATACCATCGTCAGCGATACCGATACGGAAATTGTGGCCCACCTTATCGAGCATTATCATAAGACCGAGTCTCTCATCGATTCCGTTATAAAGGCCCTGACCCGCGTGGAGGGAACTTATGGCCTGGCCGTTCTATCGAGAAAAGAACCCGACAAACTCGTGGCGGCAAGGAAGGGGAGTCCGCTCATACTGGGTATCAGTGACAACGGCATGATCCTGGCTTCGGACGCCAGTGCCATTGTTGAACATACGAGGAATGTCATCTATCTCGAGGACAACGAAGTGATGGAGGTCAGGAAGGATGTTTACAAGACCTATGACATCAACCGGAATCATATCGTCAAGGAAGTGGAGGCCATAGACTGGAATATCGAGTCCATTGAGAAATCAGGATATAACCATTATATGCTGAAGGAAATATGCGAACAACCCGAAACCATTATGAATGCCTACCGGGGCAGGGTTGTTCCCGAATTCGGCAATGTGAGGCTCGACGGACTGCGACTTACGGAGCAGGAGCTTTTCGGGATCGAGAGAATTATTTTTATAGCCTGTGGTACGTCATGGCACGCGGGACTCATCGGCGAATACCTCATTGAGGAGTACGCGCGTATTCCCGTCGAGGTGGAGTACGCATCGGAGTTTCGTTACCGGAAACCGGTTCTAAAAAAGAACGATCTTGTCATTACCATATCCCAGTCCGGCGAGACGGCCGACACCCTGGCTGCACTTCGTGAGGCCAAGGCCCGCGGCATTAAGGTTCTGGGTCTAACCAATGTTGTAGGAAGCACCATCGCCCGCGAATCCGACGGCGGTATGTACATACATGCAGGCCCGGAAATAGGCGTCGCTTCCACCAAGGCCTTCACCTCTCAGGTGACGGTTCTTATCCTGATCACCCTGCTCCTGGCCCGGCGGAGGGATATGACACCGCAGGAGGGCAAGCGAATTATCAACGATCTGCAGAGAGTTCCATCGCATCTGGGTACTATCCTGGAGAACAGGGAAATTATTGATATTGCCAGGGAGTACAAGGACAGCATGAATTTCCTGTATCTTGGCCGTGGCGTTCAGTTTCCCGTGGCTCTCGAGGGCGCACTGAAGCTGAAGGAAATTTCCTATATTCATGCCGAGGGATATCCGGCGGCTGAGATGAAACACGGCCCCATCGCCCTTATTGATGAAAATATGCCCGTGGTTTTCGTGGCGCTGAAGGATGATATTTACAGCAAGGTGCTCAGCAATATGGAAGAGGTGCGGGCCCGGAACGGAAAGATCATCGTCATTGCCAGCGAGGGGGATGAGGATGTGCGGAAATATGCCGATCACGTAATTCACGTTCCCGAGGTGCACAATATGGTATCCCCGCTGCTTACGGTGGTTCCCCTGCAGCTTCTGGCCTATCATATTGCCGTACTGAAAGGGTGCGATGTGGACCAGCCCAGGAACCTGGCCAAGAGCGTTACTGTGGAGTAA
- a CDS encoding amidohydrolase codes for MKDLIVTMLQEDLAWENKTRNLAVFRERMSSLKGKTHLVLLPEMFNTGFTMNAAAMHEGMDGPTVQWLLDNARELNAHVAGTLIVGDGGGFFNRMVWAEPQGKLHIYNKRHLFRMAGENGIFSPGNENITIDCRGWRVRPFICYDLRFPVWSRNRNNDYDMAVYFANWPERRARHWQVLLQARAMENQAYVAGVNRVGKDAKGIRYTGDSCIIDPWGNDAVRLDAEAGTATAVLSGSMLTSCRRDFPVWQDADTDFCGSGNQGGP; via the coding sequence ATGAAAGACCTCATTGTTACCATGCTGCAGGAAGATCTTGCCTGGGAGAATAAAACCCGCAATCTCGCTGTATTCCGGGAACGGATGAGTTCCCTGAAGGGAAAAACACACCTGGTGCTTCTCCCCGAAATGTTCAATACGGGTTTCACCATGAACGCCGCGGCCATGCATGAAGGAATGGACGGGCCCACGGTGCAATGGCTCCTGGACAATGCCCGTGAACTCAATGCCCATGTTGCCGGGACCCTTATTGTCGGCGATGGCGGGGGATTTTTCAATCGCATGGTCTGGGCGGAACCGCAGGGAAAACTGCATATCTACAACAAGAGGCATCTTTTCCGCATGGCCGGTGAAAACGGGATATTTTCCCCGGGCAATGAAAATATCACCATCGACTGCAGGGGATGGCGCGTGAGGCCCTTCATCTGCTATGACCTGCGTTTTCCCGTGTGGAGCCGCAACAGGAACAATGATTACGACATGGCCGTGTATTTTGCCAACTGGCCCGAGCGGCGCGCCCGGCACTGGCAGGTTCTTCTGCAGGCCAGGGCCATGGAAAACCAGGCCTATGTGGCCGGCGTAAACCGTGTCGGCAAAGACGCGAAAGGTATCCGGTATACCGGTGACTCCTGTATAATTGATCCCTGGGGAAATGACGCTGTCCGGCTGGACGCAGAGGCCGGAACCGCAACGGCAGTGCTTTCCGGTTCCATGCTGACATCGTGTCGCAGGGATTTTCCCGTATGGCAGGACGCCGATACGGACTTCTGCGGCAGCGGAAATCAAGGGGGGCCGTGA
- a CDS encoding 2-dehydro-3-deoxyphosphogluconate aldolase, protein MELMEILRKTKIIPVAVLENTDDACRVAELLLKHDLSVIEVTLRTENALKCITAVVEKFPEMSIGAGSVLSKDGLRAAQDGGARFAVSPGLDVDLLTYARTREIPFVPGIATPSEIIKALEFGSIVKIFPAAALGGIEYINAIAAPFKMKELHLMPTGGVNAANFMDYLKADRVIACGMTYIVDGNLLREKNYREIERRIEESIRRRDE, encoded by the coding sequence ATGGAACTGATGGAAATTCTCAGGAAAACAAAAATTATTCCCGTGGCGGTTCTTGAGAACACCGATGATGCCTGCCGCGTAGCGGAGCTGCTTCTGAAACATGATCTTTCCGTAATTGAAGTCACTCTTAGAACTGAAAATGCATTGAAATGCATTACAGCCGTTGTGGAAAAATTTCCTGAAATGAGTATCGGCGCCGGCAGCGTTCTTTCAAAGGACGGCTTGAGAGCTGCTCAGGATGGGGGAGCGCGGTTCGCCGTATCTCCGGGTCTTGATGTCGATCTACTTACGTATGCCCGGACAAGGGAAATCCCTTTTGTGCCGGGTATCGCCACTCCCAGCGAAATCATTAAGGCGCTGGAGTTCGGCTCCATAGTCAAAATATTTCCTGCAGCGGCCCTGGGAGGCATTGAGTATATCAATGCCATTGCTGCGCCCTTTAAAATGAAGGAACTGCATCTGATGCCCACGGGAGGCGTTAACGCCGCCAATTTCATGGATTATTTAAAAGCCGACAGGGTCATTGCCTGCGGTATGACATATATCGTGGACGGCAATCTGCTTCGGGAAAAGAACTACCGTGAAATTGAACGGCGCATTGAGGAATCCATCCGCAGGCGCGATGAATAA